A stretch of the Symmachiella macrocystis genome encodes the following:
- a CDS encoding DUF1501 domain-containing protein yields the protein MSRRELLARSGTGLGMLALSNLLREEGQLGAAESGAGPLGPLSPKQPHFAPRAKQVVHLFMNGGPSHIDTFDPKPELKRLHGQPLPTGNLRTERKTGALMGSPFEFQKHGESGIEVSELFSQTAQCIDDIAVIRSMHADVPNHEPSLMLMNCGEGRLPRPSMGAWVTYGLGSENQNLPGFVVMCPGGYPIVATRNWRSAFLPGAFQGTYINSQQKQVDKLIANIKNEDLTLDVQRRQLDLLRRLNEKHADDRERDAQLETRIQSFELAYRMQSEATDAFDISQETKDMQERYGTGDVARQLLITRRLLERGVRFVQLWSGAGQPWDNHSELEKQHRKLSGDWDRPIAAFLTDLKQRGLLDSTLVLWGGEFGRTPVAELPQLNGRDHNHYGFTCWLAGGGIRGGYVHGATDEFGFAAAEKPVHVHDLHATMLHLLGFDHEQLTYRYAGRDFRLTDVHGHVIPELIA from the coding sequence ATGTCCCGCCGTGAATTACTTGCGCGTAGCGGCACCGGGTTGGGGATGTTGGCGCTGTCGAATTTGTTGCGTGAAGAGGGCCAATTGGGGGCCGCCGAATCCGGCGCTGGTCCGCTGGGACCGTTGTCGCCCAAGCAGCCGCACTTTGCGCCGCGAGCGAAACAGGTGGTGCACCTGTTTATGAATGGCGGGCCGTCGCACATCGATACATTCGACCCCAAGCCCGAGTTGAAACGCTTGCACGGCCAGCCACTGCCGACGGGAAATCTGCGCACCGAACGTAAGACCGGTGCCTTGATGGGCTCGCCGTTTGAGTTTCAAAAACATGGCGAATCGGGCATCGAGGTCAGCGAACTCTTTTCGCAGACAGCGCAATGCATCGACGACATCGCCGTAATCCGCTCGATGCATGCCGATGTACCGAACCACGAACCGTCGTTGATGTTGATGAACTGCGGTGAAGGGCGATTGCCGCGGCCCAGCATGGGGGCCTGGGTGACGTATGGTTTAGGATCGGAAAACCAGAATCTGCCGGGGTTCGTCGTGATGTGCCCGGGAGGATATCCGATTGTGGCCACGCGCAACTGGCGGTCCGCGTTTTTGCCGGGAGCCTTTCAGGGGACCTACATCAACAGCCAGCAAAAACAAGTCGACAAACTGATTGCGAATATCAAGAACGAAGATTTAACGTTGGACGTGCAGCGCCGCCAATTGGATCTCTTGCGGCGGCTCAATGAAAAACATGCGGACGATCGAGAGCGGGATGCGCAGTTGGAGACGCGGATTCAATCCTTCGAGTTGGCGTATCGTATGCAGAGCGAAGCGACGGACGCGTTTGATATCTCCCAGGAAACGAAGGATATGCAGGAGCGTTATGGCACGGGGGATGTCGCGCGGCAATTGTTGATCACGCGGCGGTTGTTGGAGCGTGGGGTACGTTTCGTGCAACTGTGGAGTGGAGCCGGGCAGCCATGGGATAACCATAGCGAGTTGGAGAAGCAACATCGCAAACTCTCCGGCGACTGGGACCGACCGATCGCCGCATTTTTAACCGATTTGAAACAGCGAGGCCTGTTGGATTCGACGTTGGTGCTCTGGGGCGGCGAATTCGGACGCACGCCGGTTGCCGAACTCCCACAACTCAACGGCCGGGACCACAATCATTACGGATTCACCTGTTGGCTAGCCGGTGGCGGGATTCGTGGGGGATATGTCCACGGAGCAACGGACGAATTCGGATTTGCCGCCGCAGAAAAACCGGTACATGTCCACGATTTGCATGCCACGATGTTGCATCTACTGGGCTTCGATCACGAGCAGCTCACTTATCGGTATGCCGGTCGTGATTTTCGGCTGACCGACGTGCATGGTCATGTGATTCCCGAATTGATTGCCTAA
- a CDS encoding Na/Pi cotransporter family protein, giving the protein MIRGILQAGGGLGLFLLGMQLLTQGLRSVADDRLRGLIKRSTRSPLQGVATGCLSTAVVQSSSAITVLAVGFVNAGILSFPEALGIIFGANIGTTITGWFVALLGFNLQLDEFAMPLVLLGVIFKIFGRGKCEAAGTAIAGFGLIFVGISTMQLGMTEFRGIVTPDTFPPDTIPGRLLLVLIGVVITVVTQSSSAGVAAALVALHANSISLNQAAAIVIGMNLGTTFTAVLATVGGNVQARRTGFAHVAFNSLTAIGAFFLLTPFLNTVVALWPGAEANSPELVLVGFHTFFNMVGVIAILPFTRAFANVIERMFPERGNLLVKRLDKNQLSTPDAALDAVSATIHDILQVVFHELSRWLRLPAAVTDEQLAQDVEDALDQTQQYLQEIPIQAEDQITDHTFLACVHTLDHLRRVNRRLQDQARLRTCRAEPELSNMADKLAVACDRIAEEIFPLSPEQAEAYHDINHQLKTDMRTFRAQAVSTAAHGQLTPGEAIKHMDAARWLRRIGYHVWRVAYHMSAQTNEDTLDSRRKRS; this is encoded by the coding sequence ATGATACGCGGAATATTACAGGCCGGAGGTGGATTAGGACTGTTCCTGTTGGGAATGCAGTTGTTAACGCAAGGCCTGCGCTCGGTGGCTGACGATCGTTTGCGCGGGCTGATTAAACGCTCCACACGCAGCCCGCTGCAAGGGGTCGCCACCGGTTGCCTGTCCACAGCCGTCGTCCAGTCATCCAGTGCGATTACGGTACTGGCAGTAGGATTTGTGAACGCCGGCATCTTGAGTTTTCCCGAGGCTTTGGGAATCATCTTCGGCGCAAATATCGGCACAACGATCACCGGTTGGTTTGTTGCGCTGCTGGGGTTCAATCTACAACTTGACGAATTTGCGATGCCGCTGGTTTTGTTGGGCGTGATCTTCAAAATATTCGGCCGAGGCAAATGCGAAGCAGCGGGAACCGCGATTGCGGGATTCGGATTGATCTTTGTGGGCATCAGCACCATGCAACTGGGCATGACGGAATTCCGCGGCATTGTGACTCCCGACACATTCCCCCCTGACACGATCCCAGGACGGTTGCTATTGGTTTTGATCGGCGTGGTGATCACCGTTGTTACGCAATCCTCCAGTGCGGGAGTCGCTGCAGCGCTGGTGGCACTGCATGCGAATTCCATCTCGCTCAACCAAGCCGCCGCCATTGTCATCGGCATGAATTTGGGAACGACCTTCACGGCGGTGTTGGCCACCGTTGGCGGCAACGTCCAAGCGCGGAGAACCGGTTTCGCACACGTCGCCTTCAATTCGCTGACAGCCATCGGCGCTTTTTTTCTGTTAACACCCTTTTTAAATACAGTCGTAGCTTTGTGGCCCGGCGCAGAGGCGAATTCTCCGGAACTGGTACTTGTCGGTTTTCATACGTTCTTCAATATGGTCGGCGTGATCGCAATTTTGCCTTTCACGCGCGCTTTCGCCAACGTGATCGAGCGAATGTTTCCCGAGCGCGGCAATCTCCTGGTGAAACGGCTGGACAAAAATCAGTTATCCACTCCCGACGCCGCATTGGACGCCGTTTCCGCAACCATCCATGACATCCTCCAGGTCGTCTTCCACGAATTGAGCCGCTGGCTACGACTACCGGCCGCAGTCACGGACGAACAACTCGCCCAGGATGTTGAGGACGCCCTCGACCAGACACAACAATACTTGCAGGAAATTCCCATCCAGGCCGAGGATCAAATCACCGACCATACTTTTTTAGCCTGCGTCCACACACTCGACCATTTGCGACGCGTGAATCGGCGACTGCAAGATCAAGCCCGCCTCCGCACCTGTCGCGCAGAACCGGAATTGTCGAACATGGCGGACAAGTTGGCAGTCGCGTGCGACCGGATCGCCGAAGAAATATTCCCGCTGTCCCCCGAACAGGCAGAAGCGTACCACGACATCAATCACCAGCTAAAAACCGATATGCGGACATTTCGCGCCCAAGCCGTCTCCACCGCCGCGCATGGACAATTGACACCCGGCGAGGCAATCAAACACATGGATGCCGCGCGTTGGCTGCGACGAATTGGCTATCACGTCTGGCGCGTGGCTTACCACATGTCCGCACAAACAAACGAGGACACCCTCGATTCCAGGCGGAAACGATCTTAG
- a CDS encoding PSD1 and planctomycete cytochrome C domain-containing protein, which yields MPALRSVIFGFFACLSAISVTFGDEKVSPADAEFFEKHVRPVLAEKCYSCHGAEKQELGIRLDSRDAVITGGDAGPIVDIETPGESSLLVAIGYAGDVQMPPDGQLSADEIAALTRWIKIGMPWPGSSTPSVEKNHDAYKQHWAFQPVADQPLPAVQDADWSRTSIDRFVLARLEQAGLTPAPEADRRTLIRRATFDLIGLPPTTAEVAAFENDSSPDAYEKLIDRLLASPHYGERWARHWLDVARYADNKGYIFFGDKKYHWAYTYRDYVIRALNEDLPYDRFVVEQLAADQLELGEDKRPLTAMGYLTLGAQFSGNIHDIIDDRIDVVTRGLMGLTVSCARCHNHKFDPISAADYYGLYGVFRSSTEPTIPPMFETPPDTEEHRKFAAELAVKQQKLDAFVTEKHTALVTSARKRVAEYLIAAYVKRHQPPTEDFMLLVEEGDLNPTMIQRWQSYLTRTRKSHDPIWSLWHACAEIPADEFGKSVAAIVEQHAADPVQAHPAIIEALRASPPTNMTELAERYSNVLNQVDDKWTALLQQASEAKQPLPTELPDESDEALRLVFYGSQAPPDVPVRTGWGFLTLLPDRPAQAKYKKLLGEVEKHIAETAGAPPRAMVLLDAEEMYAPKVFLRGNPNRPGNGVPRHFPEFLTHEDDQVFQTGSGRLELAQAIVDPANPLTARVLVNRVWLNHFGSALVATPSDFGLRSEAPTHPTLLDHLAGEFIRDGWSLKRLHRRIMLSAVYQQQSHARDDGVAVDPRNRLLWRMNRSRLDFESMRDSLLAVTDQLEQTLGGPAVDIEKTPFTPRRTIYAFVDRMDLPELFRAFDFPDPAATSPQRDATTIAPQALYLMNHKFVDEVVTRIAARPDVADIADASMRIDRLHQILFSRAPTKLELELAVAFLGAEPSQQQWQEYIQALLMTNEFLFVD from the coding sequence ATGCCTGCTTTGCGTTCTGTGATTTTCGGTTTCTTTGCCTGCCTGTCAGCGATTTCGGTCACATTCGGTGACGAGAAGGTTTCGCCGGCTGATGCGGAGTTTTTTGAAAAACATGTGCGGCCGGTGCTTGCTGAAAAGTGTTATTCCTGCCACGGGGCGGAAAAGCAGGAATTAGGCATTCGTCTCGATTCACGCGATGCTGTGATTACCGGAGGAGATGCCGGGCCGATTGTCGACATTGAGACTCCAGGCGAAAGCTCGCTGTTGGTAGCGATTGGCTATGCGGGGGATGTGCAAATGCCTCCCGACGGGCAGTTGTCGGCAGACGAGATTGCCGCTCTGACGCGCTGGATAAAAATTGGTATGCCCTGGCCGGGGAGTTCTACGCCGTCGGTCGAAAAGAACCACGACGCGTACAAACAGCATTGGGCATTTCAACCAGTGGCCGATCAGCCGCTGCCGGCAGTGCAGGATGCGGACTGGTCGCGGACGTCGATCGATCGATTTGTTTTGGCGCGCCTAGAACAAGCCGGACTGACACCCGCGCCGGAAGCGGATCGGAGAACGTTGATTCGCCGCGCGACGTTTGACCTGATCGGCTTGCCCCCCACAACCGCAGAGGTGGCTGCTTTTGAGAATGATTCGTCACCCGATGCCTATGAAAAACTGATCGATCGCTTGTTGGCTTCGCCGCACTATGGCGAGCGGTGGGCACGGCATTGGTTGGATGTGGCCCGCTATGCGGATAATAAAGGTTACATTTTCTTCGGTGACAAAAAATACCATTGGGCGTACACCTATCGCGATTATGTGATCCGCGCGTTGAACGAAGATTTGCCGTATGATCGATTTGTTGTCGAGCAATTGGCGGCGGACCAATTGGAACTGGGCGAAGACAAGCGTCCGCTCACGGCGATGGGGTATTTAACGCTCGGCGCTCAGTTTTCCGGCAACATCCATGATATTATCGACGATCGCATCGATGTCGTCACCCGGGGACTGATGGGGCTGACTGTTTCCTGTGCCCGCTGCCACAATCACAAGTTCGATCCGATTAGCGCGGCGGATTACTATGGGCTGTACGGCGTGTTTCGTAGTTCGACGGAACCAACGATCCCGCCGATGTTCGAAACTCCGCCCGACACGGAAGAGCATCGCAAATTTGCTGCGGAACTGGCGGTCAAACAACAGAAGCTGGATGCGTTTGTGACGGAAAAGCATACGGCGCTGGTGACTTCGGCTCGGAAGCGAGTGGCGGAATATCTCATAGCGGCTTATGTCAAACGGCATCAACCACCCACCGAGGATTTCATGCTGTTGGTCGAAGAGGGAGATCTGAATCCCACGATGATCCAACGCTGGCAATCGTATTTAACGCGGACCCGCAAATCACACGATCCAATTTGGAGCCTTTGGCATGCCTGCGCGGAAATTCCTGCTGATGAATTCGGTAAGTCCGTCGCGGCGATTGTGGAGCAACACGCGGCTGACCCGGTTCAGGCTCATCCAGCAATCATCGAAGCCTTGCGCGCTTCGCCGCCCACGAACATGACGGAATTGGCAGAGCGTTACAGCAACGTTTTGAATCAAGTCGACGACAAATGGACGGCGCTGTTGCAGCAAGCGTCTGAGGCCAAGCAACCACTGCCTACGGAATTGCCCGACGAGTCGGACGAGGCTTTGCGACTCGTGTTTTATGGCTCGCAAGCGCCACCCGATGTGCCGGTGCGGACCGGTTGGGGGTTCCTGACTTTGCTTCCGGATCGTCCTGCTCAGGCCAAATACAAGAAACTGCTTGGAGAAGTTGAGAAACACATCGCCGAAACGGCAGGTGCGCCACCGCGGGCGATGGTGTTGTTGGATGCTGAGGAAATGTATGCTCCCAAGGTATTTTTACGTGGCAATCCCAATCGTCCCGGGAACGGCGTGCCGCGGCACTTTCCGGAGTTTCTGACGCACGAAGACGATCAGGTGTTTCAAACCGGCAGCGGGCGGTTGGAGTTGGCGCAGGCGATAGTCGATCCGGCGAATCCATTGACGGCGCGGGTGTTGGTCAATCGTGTTTGGTTGAATCATTTTGGGTCCGCGCTGGTGGCGACGCCGAGTGATTTCGGATTGCGGAGCGAGGCGCCCACGCATCCCACGTTGCTGGATCATTTGGCGGGTGAATTCATACGGGACGGTTGGTCGTTGAAGCGTCTGCATCGCCGTATCATGCTCTCTGCGGTCTATCAGCAGCAAAGCCACGCGCGGGACGACGGAGTGGCGGTCGATCCCCGCAACCGTTTGTTGTGGCGGATGAATCGCAGCCGACTCGACTTTGAGTCGATGCGGGATTCACTTTTGGCTGTGACAGACCAATTGGAGCAGACGCTCGGTGGCCCGGCGGTCGATATTGAAAAAACACCATTCACTCCGCGAAGAACGATTTACGCGTTCGTCGATCGCATGGACCTTCCGGAGTTGTTTCGCGCCTTTGATTTTCCCGATCCAGCAGCTACCAGTCCGCAACGGGATGCGACCACGATTGCGCCGCAGGCATTGTATTTGATGAACCACAAGTTTGTGGACGAAGTGGTGACGCGGATTGCCGCACGGCCGGACGTCGCCGATATCGCAGACGCGTCGATGCGCATCGACCGGCTGCATCAAATACTTTTCAGCCGCGCGCCCACGAAGCTGGAACTGGAACTGGCTGTCGCGTTTTTGGGTGCGGAACCGTCGCAGCAGCAGTGGCAGGAGTATATTCAGGCGTTGCTGATGACCAACGAGTTTTTGTTTGTGGATTGA
- a CDS encoding CHAD domain-containing protein produces MAKLGKWIENVGPDDRIVDVAKQTLSMRLEAVEYYLPLAAEIAAESVEYVHQLRVSTRRVRAAISLYEELLPSKRTRRINKDLKRIRRAAGEARDCDVLIARLENRDQDAGATSKTQRILRRLKRQRAAAQAPIVETFERLTFHQRFHRRGNKLLARIRPRGISRQRKLGNPKFSNWAPTAFAPIVEQFLQGVPGDKYTLEELHQFRIRGKGLRYAMELLAPAYPAEFREQLYPRLGELQEVLGEVNDHCTAAARFARYVEEASKKMEKNFFRRLMQQEEQFSTEARQKFSNWWTPEFHQEIEKRLRSFTQ; encoded by the coding sequence ATGGCAAAACTGGGCAAATGGATCGAAAACGTGGGGCCCGATGATCGCATTGTCGATGTCGCCAAGCAAACACTCAGCATGCGACTCGAAGCGGTCGAGTATTATTTGCCCTTGGCTGCGGAAATCGCAGCCGAGAGTGTCGAATACGTCCATCAACTCCGCGTCTCCACCCGCCGTGTCCGCGCCGCCATTTCGCTCTACGAAGAGCTATTGCCCTCCAAACGGACGCGGCGAATCAATAAAGATCTCAAACGCATCCGACGAGCCGCCGGTGAAGCCCGCGACTGTGATGTGCTCATCGCGCGGTTGGAGAATAGAGACCAGGATGCCGGTGCGACTTCGAAAACCCAGCGCATCTTGCGTCGTCTAAAACGGCAACGCGCTGCTGCGCAGGCGCCCATTGTTGAGACGTTTGAACGTCTGACCTTTCATCAACGTTTCCACCGCCGCGGCAACAAACTCTTGGCACGCATCCGACCGCGTGGTATCAGCCGGCAGCGGAAATTGGGAAACCCCAAGTTTAGCAACTGGGCCCCCACGGCATTTGCGCCGATCGTCGAACAATTTCTCCAAGGCGTACCGGGCGACAAATACACCCTTGAGGAACTGCACCAATTTCGCATACGGGGCAAGGGACTGCGATATGCGATGGAATTGCTCGCGCCCGCCTACCCGGCTGAATTTCGCGAGCAGCTCTATCCGCGACTCGGGGAATTGCAGGAAGTGCTCGGCGAAGTGAACGACCATTGCACCGCTGCCGCCCGTTTCGCCCGCTATGTGGAAGAAGCCTCAAAAAAGATGGAAAAGAATTTCTTTCGACGGCTGATGCAACAAGAAGAGCAATTTTCCACGGAAGCACGGCAAAAGTTTTCCAATTGGTGGACACCCGAATTCCACCAAGAGATCGAAAAGCGATTGCGCAGCTTCACGCAATGA
- a CDS encoding universal stress protein, producing MLNRILVPTDFSDNGANALKYAQNLAEKFGAEIHLLHVIANDTAVAMGSDGFFAVSDEIMQDLHNAVTNKLQETADSMAGSVTNVVQEIREGAPFSEIIQYAKAKDIDLIVMGTHGRTGISHLLIGSVAEKVVRKARCPVLTVPSDGHEFTMP from the coding sequence ATGTTGAATCGAATCCTGGTGCCGACCGACTTCAGCGACAATGGAGCGAACGCATTGAAGTATGCGCAAAATCTTGCTGAGAAGTTTGGTGCGGAAATCCATCTGTTGCATGTGATTGCCAACGATACGGCGGTGGCGATGGGTTCGGACGGATTTTTCGCCGTTTCCGATGAGATCATGCAGGACCTGCATAACGCGGTGACCAACAAACTGCAGGAGACGGCCGATTCGATGGCGGGTTCGGTAACAAACGTCGTGCAGGAAATACGCGAAGGGGCTCCATTTTCGGAGATTATTCAATACGCCAAGGCGAAGGACATCGACCTGATCGTGATGGGAACGCACGGCCGCACCGGCATTTCCCACTTGCTGATCGGAAGCGTCGCCGAAAAAGTCGTTCGCAAAGCCCGCTGCCCGGTGTTGACAGTTCCGTCCGACGGACACGAATTTACGATGCCTTAG
- a CDS encoding ABC transporter ATP-binding protein translates to MSRQTSSRRRFSEYLDAIRVKSAPSDAALAGQDKLRETPRHDRSFYTLLREFLKLLAGHRKMIAFSLFTLSISTVLKLVPPAATKIAIDYVFTGRPLPESVTSRISLPANPRDLLILLAVTVIAISVIEIVIHVWGRWLATKSTKLVQMSVRKRVFDHAVRLPLHRVFQLKSGGVTSILREDAGGVAELIFSMLYNPWRAIIQLLGSLAVLAWVDWRLLLGSLILLPAVYITHSTWISRIRPLQRDIRRRRQEIDSHATEAFGGMRVVRTFGRQRSEAGRFTRGNHLMARQELLAWWRMRVVETVWSVLIPLASAGLLIYGGLQVLQGEITLGDLMMFLFYLAMLLEPVAVLANSATQLQSSLAGLDRVLDLMADPQEMLPAPHAISLDPQTVAGRLTLRDVSFQYPGTETPVLQDINLEVEPGETLALVGPSGAGKTTLCNLIARFYDPTSGEIDIDGVNLKDIRVESYRELLSIVEQDIFLFDGTVAENIGYGAKSATLEDIQEAARAANADHFIQELPDGYDTIIGERGVRLSGGQRQRLAIARAILADPRILILDEATSNLDTESERLIQDSLATLTAGRTCFVIAHRLSTITDADRIFVLEQGRIVESGTHHGLMDQSSRYREMVELQMS, encoded by the coding sequence ATGTCCCGACAAACATCCAGCCGACGACGGTTTTCTGAGTATCTCGACGCAATCCGTGTCAAATCCGCACCTTCCGATGCTGCGCTGGCAGGTCAGGACAAACTGCGAGAGACTCCGCGACACGATCGATCCTTCTATACGCTGTTGCGGGAATTCCTGAAGTTGCTCGCCGGTCATCGAAAAATGATCGCCTTTTCGCTGTTTACGCTCAGCATCTCGACAGTTCTCAAACTCGTCCCCCCGGCCGCGACCAAAATTGCCATCGACTACGTTTTCACCGGCCGGCCGTTACCGGAATCGGTGACGAGTCGCATCTCCTTACCCGCCAATCCGCGCGACCTTTTAATCCTATTGGCGGTCACGGTCATTGCGATTTCGGTCATCGAAATCGTGATTCACGTCTGGGGGCGGTGGTTGGCGACAAAATCCACCAAACTCGTGCAGATGTCGGTCCGCAAACGCGTCTTCGATCATGCGGTGCGTCTGCCGTTACATCGGGTCTTTCAATTGAAATCTGGCGGAGTCACCAGTATTCTGCGGGAGGACGCCGGTGGAGTTGCCGAATTAATTTTCAGCATGCTCTACAATCCCTGGCGGGCGATCATTCAACTGCTCGGTAGTCTGGCTGTGCTGGCCTGGGTCGATTGGCGGCTGTTGCTCGGATCGCTGATTCTATTGCCGGCGGTTTACATCACGCACAGCACTTGGATCAGCCGGATCCGTCCGCTGCAACGCGACATCCGTCGTCGCCGTCAGGAAATCGACAGCCACGCCACCGAAGCCTTTGGCGGGATGCGCGTGGTACGAACCTTTGGGCGTCAACGCAGCGAAGCGGGCCGTTTCACCCGCGGTAATCACTTGATGGCGCGGCAAGAACTGTTGGCCTGGTGGAGGATGCGGGTTGTAGAAACGGTCTGGAGTGTGCTCATTCCCCTTGCCTCCGCCGGTCTGTTGATCTATGGCGGACTCCAGGTCTTGCAGGGTGAAATTACGCTGGGCGACTTGATGATGTTTCTGTTTTATCTCGCCATGCTACTCGAGCCGGTCGCCGTGCTAGCCAACAGCGCCACGCAACTGCAAAGTAGTCTCGCAGGGTTAGATCGCGTGTTGGATCTGATGGCCGATCCCCAAGAAATGCTGCCGGCCCCGCATGCCATCTCACTCGATCCGCAAACAGTCGCCGGCCGTTTGACGCTCCGCGATGTCAGTTTTCAATACCCCGGCACCGAGACACCCGTGTTACAGGACATCAACCTCGAAGTCGAACCGGGCGAAACGTTGGCGTTGGTCGGTCCGAGCGGCGCTGGGAAAACAACACTGTGCAATCTGATTGCCCGCTTTTACGACCCCACGTCCGGCGAGATCGACATCGACGGTGTGAATCTCAAAGATATTCGCGTCGAAAGTTATCGTGAATTGTTGAGCATCGTCGAACAAGACATCTTTCTTTTCGACGGCACGGTGGCGGAAAACATCGGCTACGGTGCCAAGTCGGCCACACTTGAAGATATCCAAGAAGCTGCCCGCGCTGCCAATGCGGATCACTTCATTCAGGAACTGCCCGACGGGTATGACACGATCATCGGCGAACGGGGCGTGCGACTCAGTGGGGGACAGCGACAACGTCTAGCCATTGCCCGCGCGATCTTGGCCGATCCCCGCATTCTGATTTTGGATGAAGCCACCAGCAATCTGGATACCGAAAGCGAACGCCTGATCCAAGACAGTTTAGCGACACTCACCGCCGGCCGGACCTGCTTTGTGATCGCGCACCGATTGAGCACCATCACCGACGCCGACCGCATTTTCGTACTCGAACAAGGCCGCATCGTCGAATCGGGCACGCACCACGGTCTCATGGATCAAAGCAGCCGTTATCGCGAAATGGTAGAATTGCAAATGAGTTAG
- a CDS encoding lysophospholipid acyltransferase family protein — MNRQPFETPPQWWPPKLSPFMIRVWRSLRRYQQIQQHRLLDIDVRGAEHLQAALAAGQGVVITPNHSSHADSYVLYHAAEVLACPLYFMTAWQVFGMSSRLESLVMQHHGCFSVDREGTDMRAFKQAVEIVQQRPHPLVIFPEGEVYHLNERITPFREGAAAIAMTAARKAERPITVVPCAIHYKYQTDPTPELLQVMQRLEEQISWRVRTDLSLHDRIYRFADGLIALKEVEYLGRSRSGPLAERVADLSDTILQRLAERHGVEEPEGLIIPERVKNLRRQVISRLDELDKTDAAREPLVHDMDDLFLVVQMFSYPGNYVSERPSIERMAETIDKFEEDFLNAPSAGIRGTRNAVVTFGDPLPVPVTRDRATGAELTRQLEVRVQRLMDETLAATPTVEERRRAVGSRQ, encoded by the coding sequence ATGAATCGTCAGCCATTTGAGACGCCGCCGCAGTGGTGGCCGCCAAAACTTAGTCCGTTCATGATCCGTGTCTGGCGATCGTTGCGGCGGTATCAGCAGATACAGCAGCATCGGCTGCTGGATATCGATGTTCGCGGCGCCGAGCATTTGCAGGCAGCTTTGGCGGCCGGGCAGGGGGTGGTGATTACGCCCAATCATTCGAGTCATGCCGACTCGTATGTGCTGTATCATGCGGCGGAAGTGCTTGCTTGTCCGTTGTATTTCATGACAGCTTGGCAAGTGTTTGGTATGTCCAGCCGGTTGGAAAGTCTGGTAATGCAGCACCACGGTTGCTTTAGCGTCGACCGTGAAGGGACCGACATGCGGGCGTTTAAACAGGCGGTGGAGATCGTACAGCAGCGACCTCATCCGTTGGTGATTTTTCCCGAGGGGGAAGTCTATCACCTCAACGAACGGATCACCCCTTTTCGCGAAGGCGCAGCTGCCATCGCAATGACTGCAGCCCGCAAAGCGGAGCGTCCGATTACGGTCGTTCCCTGTGCCATTCACTATAAGTACCAAACCGACCCCACGCCGGAGTTGTTGCAGGTGATGCAGCGATTGGAGGAGCAGATTTCTTGGCGGGTGCGTACGGATCTTTCGTTGCACGACCGCATCTACCGCTTTGCCGACGGCTTGATCGCACTCAAAGAGGTGGAATATCTTGGCCGCAGCCGGTCGGGTCCGTTGGCTGAACGCGTTGCCGATTTGTCCGACACGATCTTGCAGCGGCTTGCGGAACGGCATGGTGTGGAGGAACCAGAGGGCCTGATCATTCCGGAGCGGGTCAAAAACCTCCGCCGTCAAGTGATCAGCCGACTCGATGAACTCGACAAGACCGACGCCGCTCGTGAACCCCTGGTGCACGATATGGACGATCTGTTTTTAGTCGTGCAGATGTTTAGCTATCCGGGGAATTACGTCTCTGAGCGGCCGTCGATTGAGCGGATGGCGGAGACGATTGACAAATTCGAAGAAGATTTCCTCAATGCTCCCTCGGCGGGCATACGCGGGACGCGCAACGCCGTGGTGACGTTCGGTGACCCGCTACCGGTACCTGTGACGCGCGACCGCGCCACGGGGGCGGAGCTAACGCGGCAGTTGGAAGTCCGTGTTCAGCGGTTGATGGACGAGACGTTGGCAGCGACGCCGACGGTGGAGGAGCGGCGGCGGGCGGTTGGCAGTAGGCAGTAG